In Alphaproteobacteria bacterium US3C007, one genomic interval encodes:
- a CDS encoding DUF3108 domain-containing protein, with the protein MHFFKTLVAFFLYIFIAVPSFSATLGAVEGEETHRFDVFLLGIKAGELRYHKSVKGTAYSAQTVLETTGLVALLAPYMFQAEVTGQRLKNRYLPQSYVEISNTGKRITNKTMRYENQRPTLLAAGERKKYWLKPADQKGTLDPLSALLALLDDAVSSQLCNADLPVFDGERRVLLSLSGPTKLPEDGLTCQGIYTRLGGFSKQELADGITFPFYINYHPIDAGYRVTKFSFSTLRGTATFERR; encoded by the coding sequence ATGCATTTTTTTAAAACGCTGGTAGCCTTTTTTCTATACATCTTTATCGCTGTGCCAAGTTTTTCGGCAACGTTAGGAGCGGTTGAAGGCGAAGAAACGCATCGCTTTGACGTGTTTCTTTTGGGCATCAAGGCGGGTGAACTTCGCTATCATAAAAGCGTGAAAGGCACCGCTTATTCGGCACAAACGGTGTTGGAAACAACTGGTTTGGTGGCGTTGCTAGCCCCCTACATGTTTCAGGCAGAGGTAACGGGACAGCGCTTGAAAAACCGGTATCTTCCGCAAAGTTATGTGGAAATATCCAATACTGGCAAGCGTATAACCAACAAAACAATGCGCTATGAAAATCAACGCCCAACGCTTTTGGCAGCTGGAGAGCGGAAAAAATACTGGTTGAAACCCGCCGACCAAAAGGGCACGCTTGACCCGCTTTCGGCGCTGCTTGCTTTGCTTGATGACGCGGTGAGCTCTCAGTTGTGTAACGCCGATTTGCCAGTATTTGATGGGGAAAGACGGGTTTTGCTCTCCTTATCGGGGCCCACAAAACTTCCAGAGGATGGATTGACCTGCCAAGGGATTTACACACGTCTAGGCGGGTTTTCCAAACAGGAACTGGCGGATGGAATCACATTCCCCTTTTACATAAATTACCACCCCATTGACGCTGGTTATAGGGTTACGAAATTCAGCTTCAGCACATTGCGTGGAACGGCGACCTTTGAGCGCCGTTAA